A single genomic interval of Syngnathoides biaculeatus isolate LvHL_M chromosome 1, ASM1980259v1, whole genome shotgun sequence harbors:
- the gpnmb gene encoding protein QNR-71, producing the protein MGVSQYVWLLACFGFVYRAEGRKTYADVFPHKHAAAGKSPWPIPAIPGWNPDTVPWDDYLYPPVKPQPKQLTRRPGGKPAVRLTSDSPALNGSVISFTAKLEFPPCQKEDDSGELVWDERCDDANGQVRSGYVYNWTSWLEDYGFGKCADPAKCNVFPDGKPFPQSNDWRRKNYVYVWHTMGQYYETCDGHSSRLTLNTSSIPLGAEVMEVMVYRKRERRKYSPLSTDNTVFFVTDMIPVAVDISQKGAVNESDNVFFRGEDVVFRVRLHDPSGYLKTAAAIDYMWDFRDGNQLVTHRDVTTHAYGKVGNVTVKLVVEAAFPRACPPAAPTSEPGASTPTPPPYEPSTSPLGPTTTTQAISATSGSSPVTATTGLPTTEFLPSIVSGATPESTPYSPLRSKRVLKGGGCFRYVYGFFAGNISIIEPKHSVKSKANSRIVEVLAARVTKTDVSFLVKCLGSIPTSACTIVSDAACTRVHSITCDDVPPSAKCEVSLRRTFPQPGIYCVNITLGDSRSLTLTSTTVTINKSQAGPESKNAHATEVILSTSAVLVAFFALIACVVYRRYKVYRPIRRSALGGAMHLRELLFPSGEESHHLLTERRTI; encoded by the exons atgggAGTCTCGCAATACGTTTGGCTTCTCGCCTGCTTCGGCTTTGTTTACCGAGCGGAGGGACGCAAAA CATACGCTGACGTGTTCCCCCACAAGCATGCAGCGGCAGGAAAGTCGCCTTGGCCCATCCCAGCCATCCCGGGTTGGAATCCTGACACCGTCCCGTGGGACGATTACCTCTACCCCCCCGTTAAACCCCAGCCCAAGCAGCTCACGCGCAGACCAG GGGGCAAGCCCGCGGTCCGCCTCACAAGCGACAGCCCCGCCCTCAACGGCTCCGTCATCTCCTTCACGGCCAAGCTGGAGTTCCCCCCGTGCCAGAAGGAGGACGACAGCGGGGAACTGGTGTGGGATGAACGCTGTGACGACG CTAATGGACAAGTGCGCTCGGGCTACGTGTACAACTGGACGTCCTGGTTGGAGGACTACGGCTTCGGGAAATGCGCGGACCCCGCCAAGTGCAACGTGTTCCCGGACGGGAAGCCTTTCCCCCAGAGTAACGACTGGAGGCGCAAGAACTACGTCTACGTCTGGCACACCatgg GACAATATTACGAGACATGTGACGGCCACTCGTCCAGGCTGACCCTCAACACCTCCAGCATCCCTCTGGGAGCAGAGGTCATGGAGGTCATGGTGTACCGCAAACGCGAGCGCAGGAAGTACAGCCCCTTGAGCACCGACAACACCGTTTTTTTCGTCACAG ATATGATCCCAGTGGCGGTGGACATCTCCCAGAAGGGCGCGGTCAACGAGTCCGACAACGTGTTCTTCCGGGGTGAGGATGTCGTCTTCCGAGTGCGCCTCCACGACCCCAGCGGTTACCTCAAGACGGCGGCGGCCATCGACTACATGTGGGACTTCAGGGACGGCAACCAGCTGGTGACCCACCGCGACGTGACCACGCACGCCTACGGCAAGGTGGGCAACGTCACCGTCAAGCTGGTGGTGGAGGCGGCGTTTCCGAGGGCGTGTCCACCTGCTGCCCCCACGTCCGAGCCCGGCGCCTCCACTCCGACACCGCCCCCATATG AACCTTCCACATCTCCACTAGGCCCCACGACCACCACCCAAG CGATCTCGGCGACATCCGGCTCATCTCCCGTCACCGCGACGACGGGCTTACCCACCACGGAATTCCTCCCGTCCATCGTGTCCGGCGCGACCCCGGAGTCGACTCCCTACTCTCCGCTCCGCAGCAAGCGCGTGCTCAAGGGCGGCGGGTGTTTCCGCTACGTTTACGGGTTCTTCGCGGGGAACATCAGCATCATCG AGCCCAAGCACTCAGTGAAGAGCAAGGCCAACAGCCGCATTGTGGAGGTTCTGGCTGCCAGAGTAACCAAGACCGACGTCAGCTTCCTGGTGAAATGCCTCGGCAG CATCCCCACGTCGGCGTGCACCATCGTGTCAGACGCCGCCTGCACTCGGGTGCACAGCATCACGTGCGACGACGTTCCTCCGTCCGCAAAGTGCGAGGTGAGCCTGAGGAGGACCTTTCCGCAGCCGGGGATCTACTGCGTCAACATCACGCTGGGGGACTCGCGCAGCCTGACCCTGACCAGCACCACTGTCACCATCAACAAGTCCCAAGCGGGCCCCG AGTCCAAAAACGCACATGCGACTGAAGTGATCCTTTCTACAAGCGCCGTACTAGTAGCCTTCTTTGCATTGATTGCATGTGTTGTTTACAG ACGCTACAAGGTGTACCGGCCCATTCGTAGGTCAGCGCTGGGGGGCGCGATGCACCTGAGGGAGCTCCTCTTCCCCTCGGGCGAGGAGAGCCACCACCTGCTGACCGAGAGGCGTACCATCTAG
- the igf2bp3 gene encoding insulin-like growth factor 2 mRNA-binding protein 3: MNKLYIGNVSAEASEEDFESIFETWNIPHSGPFLVKTGYAFVDCPDEKTAMKAIDVLSGKVELHGKLLDVEHSVPKRQRSCKLQIRNIPPDMRWEVLDGVLAQYGAVECCEQVNTDTETAVVNVRYAAKDQARQAIEKLNGSMMENCALKVSYIPDENAAPEGPAAGGRRGFNARGPPRSGSPSLGARPKVQSDIPLRMLVPTQFVGAIIGKEGATIRNVTKQTHSKIDIHRKENAGAAEKPITIHSTAEGCSNACRTLMEIMQKEALDTKFTEEIPLKVLVHNTFVGRLIGKEGRNLKKIEQDTGTKITISPLQDLTLYNPERTITVKGSIEACARAEEEVMKKIRESYESDMAAMNLQSNLIPGLNLNALGLFPSGAPGMGPSMSHVPPPGAGGSAFGGHPESETVHLFIPALAVGAIIGKQGQHIKQLSHFAGASIKIAPAEGMDPKQRMVIIVGPPEAQFKAQCRIFGKLKEENFFGPKEEVKLEAHIKVPSFAAGRVIGKGGKTVNELQNLTCAEVVVPRDQTPDENDQVIVKISGHFFACQLAQRKIQEILAQVRRQQQPKPAPGAQPPLPRRK, encoded by the exons ATGAATAAGCTATACATCGGCAACGTGAGCGCCGAGGCCAGCGAGGAGGACTTCGAAAGTATCTTTGAGACGTGGAACATTCCCCACAGTGGTCCCTTTCTGGTCAAAACCGGCTATGCCTTCGTGGACTGCCCCGATGAGAAAACTGCAATGAAGGCCATCGATGTTCTTTCAG gtAAAGTTGAACTCCATGGGAAACTTCTCGATGTGGAACACTCTGTGCCAAAACGTCAAAG GAGCTGTAAGTTGCAGATCAGGAACATCCCGCCTGACATGCGGTGGGAG GTCTTGGATGGTGTGCTGGCCCAGTACGGTGCTGTAGAATGCTGTGAACAAG TCAACACTGACACCGAGACTGCAGTTGTCAATGTTCGATATGCGGCCAAGGACCAGGCCAGGCA GGCGATTGAGAAGCTCAACGGCTCCATGATGGAGAACTGCGCTTTGAAGGTGTCTTACATCCCCGACGAGAACGCGGCACCAGAGGGTCCGGCGGCAGGGGGTCGGAGAGGCTTCAACGCCCGTGGACCGCCGCGGTCGGGCTCTCCGAGTCTCGGCGCCCGGCCCAAAGTGCAGTCGGACATCCCGCTGCGCATGCTCGTTCCCACACAGTTTGTCGGGGCGATCATCGGCAAGGAAGGGGCGACGATCCGTAACGTCACAAAACAGACCCACTCAAA GATTGACATTCATCGGAAAGAGAATGCAGGTGCTGCAGAGAAGCCCATCACGATTCACTCCACAGCTGAAGGTTGTTCGAACGCCTGCAGAACCCTAATGGAGATCATGCAGAAGGAAGCACTAGACACAAAGTT TACTGAAGAGATCCCACTGAAGGTTCTAGTACACAACACCTTTGTCGGAAGATTAATCGGGAAGGAAGGACGAAACCTGAAGAAGATCGAGCAGGACACGGGGACCAAAATCACAATCTCGCC TCTACAAGACCTGACCCTGTACAACCCGGAGCGGACCATCACAGTGAAGGGCTCCATCGAGGCTTGCGCGAGAGCCGAGGAGGAAGTGATGAAGAAGATCAGGGAGTCGTATGAGAGTGACATGGCTGCCATGAAC CTCCAGTCAAACCTGATTCCAGGCTTGAACTTGAACGCTCTGGGCTTGTTCCCTAGTGGCGCACCTGGCATGGGTCCATCCATGTCGCACGTCCCCCCTCCCGGAGCTGGCGGCTCTGCATTTGGA GGACACCCAGAGTCAGAGACGGTGCACCTGTTCATCCCCGCTCTTGCCGTGGGAGCCATCATTGGAAAACAGGGTCAACACATCAAGCAGCTGTCGCATTTCGCCGGAGCCTCCATCAAA ATCGCCCCCGCAGAAGGAATGGATCCCAAACAGAGGATGGTCATTATTGTCGGGCCTCCAGAGGCTCAGTTTAAG GCTCAGTGTCGTATCTTTGGTAAGCTGAAAGAGGAGAACTTCTTTGGACCCAAGGAGGAGGTAAAGCTGGAAGCCCACATCAAGGTCCCCTCCTTTGCTGCTGGACGAGTCATCGGAAAGGGTGGAAAAACG GTAAACGAGTTACAGAACCTGACCTGCGCTGAAGTGGTGGTGCCCAGAGACCAGACTCCCGATGAGAACGATCAGGTCATCGTCAAAATCAGCGGGCACTTCTTTGCATGCCAG CTGGcccaaaggaaaattcaggagaTCCTGGCTCAGGTGAGGAGACAGCAGCAGCCCAAGCCTGCTCCCGGAGCCCAGCCTCCGCTGCCCCGCAGGAAGTAG
- the LOC133497612 gene encoding polypeptide N-acetylgalactosaminyltransferase 15-like: MGQWGVHRRMLCLWLSLLGFAFLLLIVVERFHRGKYHSYQKLGTPRHPFQRTPGLPDDLELIGDAALELLPDLVPINSLKEDQLLFVASTQGTKDPLLKKWNYKVLLPATRKELVFGDVGEDAQDEEDTRRSPPDARHPRCLGEQYEDFLPSASVVICFHNEAWESLVRTLHSVLSTTRRSFLLELLLVDDLSTQDHLKTTLSEYVSHLDGVRLVRSAQRLGVAGCRNLGASEASGEVLVFVDPECECHEGWLEPLLERLARDRTRVVSPVVDAIHRQTFEYNVTQWPVWGVFDWNLDFSWEPKPQLLDQDSALAIEPVLSPALGGGVLAIDRHFFHHVGGFDPGILLRGGEQIELSIRVWLCGGSMEVVPCSRVAQPDRRHLPRLPSRFQDREQLERNKIRIAETWMDAYRKIFYRRDTLAHFIRQSEGPNITERLQLKKTLACRDFHWYLTKIRPQLYVPQDRPGLSGELYSVAVGGCVDRVPGQGAPAGAMILAPCSGTGSQHCDLNSDGEVRWGPAGGFCLDAVGERVVLSECQRPVGDRLQWTFIKLSGQLLHRQSQLCMEAVKVGPPQRSPPPNVVRARSGDLILRPCTRHPTQQWHFEQLVSP, encoded by the exons ATGGGGCAGTGGGGCGTCCACAGGAGGATGCTGTGTTTGTGGTTGTCGCTCCTCGGATTCGCTTTTCTTTTACTGATAGTCGTGGAGAGGTTCCACCGAGGGAAATATCACTCTTACCAGAAACTCGGCACCCCGCGACACCCCTTCCAGCGGACCCCCGGCCTGCCGGACGACTTGGAGCTCATCGGAGACGCCGCATTGGAGCTCTTGCCCGATCTCGTGCCCATCAACTCGCTTAAGGAGGACCAGCTTTTGTTCGTGGCGTCCACGCAGGGCACCAAGGACCCGCTGCTGAAGAAGTGGAATTACAAGGTGCTCTTGCCCGCGACGAGGAAGGAACTGGTGTTCGGTGATGTCGGAGAAGATGCGCAGGATGAAGAAGACACCCGCAGGTCCCCGCCCGATGCGCGACATCCCAG GTGCCTGGGCGAGCAGTACGAAGACTTTCTGCCTTCTGCCAGCGTGGTCATCTGCTTTCACAACGAAGCTTGGGAGAGTCTCGTGCGCACACTGCACAGCGTCTTGAGCACAACGCGCAGATCCTTCTTGCTGGAACTTCTCCTGGTCGACGACCTCAGCACGCAGG ATCACCTGAAGACCACCCTCAGTGAATACGTGTCCCACCTGGACGGGGTGCGTTTGGTCCGCAGCGCCCAGCGCCTGGGGGTCGCAGGGTGCCGTAACCTGGGTGCCTCCGAAGCCTCGGGGGAGGTGCTGGTCTTCGTGGACCCCGAGTGCGAATGCCACGAGGGCTGGCTGGAGCCGCTCCTGGAGAGGCTGGCCCGGGACAG GACAAGAGTGGTTTCCCCCGTGGTGGACGCCATCCACCGGCAGACGTTCGAGTACAACGTCACCCAGTGGCCGGTGTGGGGAGTTTTCGACTGGAATCTGGACTTTTCCTGGGAGCCCAAACCGCAACTTCTGGACCAGGACTCGGCCTTGGCGATTGAACCTGTACT GAGTCCAGCTTTGGGGGGTGGAGTTCTGGCCATTGACAGACATTTCTTCCACCATGTGGGAGGCTTTGATCCTGGCATTCTACTGCGGGGAGGGGAACAAATTGAGCTGTCAATCAGG GTGTGGTTGTGCGGGGGCTCCATGGAGGTTGTTCCGTGCTCTCGGGTGGCCCAGCCAGACCGCCGCCACCTCCCCCGCCTCCCTTCCCGCTTCCAAGACCGGGAGCAGCTCGAGAGGAACAAGATCCGCATAGCGGAGACGTGGATGGATGCATACCGCAAAATCTTCTACAGGCGAGACACGCTGGCTCATTTTATTCGGCAG TCTGAGGGGCCCAATATTACAGAGCGCCTGCAGCTGAAGAAGACTCTGGCCTGTAGGGACTTCCATTGGTACCTGACCAAAATCCGTCCCCAACTGTACGTTCCGCAGGATAGACCAGGACTCTCAGGCGAG CTGTATAGCGTGGCAGTTGGTGGCTGCGTCGACCGCGTCCCGGGTCAGGGGGCGCCCGCCGGAGCCATGATCCTGGCGCCGTGCAGCGGCACGGGCAGTCAG CACTGCGATCTCAACTCTGACGGGGAAGTGAGGTGGGGTCCTGCGGGGGGTTTCTGTTTGGACGCCGTCGGCGAGCGGGTTGTCCTCTCCGAGTGTCAGCGACCCGTCGGTGACCGGCTCCAGTGGACGTTCATAAAG ctGAGTGGACAACTGCTCCACCGACAGTCCCAGTTGTGTATGGAGGCTGTGAAGGTCGGACCCCCACAGCGGAGCCCCCCGCCCAATGTAGTCCGCGCCCGCTCGGGAGACCTCATCCTGCGTCCCTGCACCCGTCATCCCACCCAGCAGTGGCACTTCGAGCAGCTCGTGTCACCTTAA